The Balneolaceae bacterium sequence CGGTGGCCCCGAGGGTGCCGTTGGCGCCCTGGGTGGCCTTGGACTTCATCTCGACCATGATGTCCATGATCGAGTTGATGCCGCTTTCGGCCACGTCGAGCATCGACTTGGCGTCGCCCACGTTGCGTGAGGCCTGCTCCAGGCCGGCGATGCGGCCCGAGAGCTTGGATGCGATACTGAAGCCGGCGGCGTCGTCCTCGGCCCGGTTAATCCGGAGGCCGGTGGACAGCTTGAGCTGGTTGTCGGCCAGCCGGCTGTTGATTTTGTTGAGTGAATACTGCGAGGACAAGGCCTGCAGGTTGGTATTCACCCTGTTGATATCTCCGAAAGACATAAGGGGTCCTCCTTAGATTAGGGTTGGGATTAACCGCCCAGGAAGCCGAGAACGGCCTGCGGGCTGGTGTTGGCCTGCGCCAGGGCGCTGGTCGCGGTCTGCTGCATGATCTGCAGCTTCACGGACTCGCTCTGGATCTTGGCGAAGTCGGCGTCCTGGATGCGGCTTCGGGCCGCGGAGTTGGACGTGACTTGCTGCGACAGATTCTCCTGCCGGATGGACAGGGAGTTCTGGTCGATACCCATCTGGTTGGTGTTGGTGGCGACGCGGTTGATGGCGTTGTCGATTTCGTCCAGGAAGCTGTTGAAATCGCTCGCGGCCGAACCGGCCAGGGTGAGCGTTCCGCCGCCGGACGACTCGAAGAGGTTGTCCACGGACATGTCCATCAGCTCCACTGTCTTGGTGTCGGCGGAGCCTTCGCCCACCTGGAAGGTGAGTGAAATACCCTCATGGGCCAATCCGTCGCCTACCTGGGTTCCGACGTTGTTGTCGTTGGTGCCGAAGGTGCCCGAGACGTCGGTGGTGCCTTTGAGCAGGTCGGTGCCCTGGAAGGTGGTGGAGTCGACAATGCTGTCGATTTCCGCTCCCAGCGATTCGATCTGATCTTTAATGTAACCGCGTTCGGTGGCCCCGAGGGTGCCGTTGGCGCCCTGGGTGGCCTTGGACTTCATCTCGACCATGATGTCCATGATCGAGTTGATGCCGCTTTCGGCCACGTCGAGCATCGACTTGGCGTCGCCCACGTTGCGTGAGGCCTGCTCCAGGCCGGCGATGCGGCCCGAGAGCTTGGATGCGATACTGAAGCCGGCGGCGTCGTCTTCGGCCTTGTTGATCCGGAGCCCCGTGGACAGCTTGAGCTGGTTGTCAGCCAGCCGGCTGTTGATTTTGTTGAGTGAATACTGCGAGGACAAGGCCTGCAGGTTGGTATTCACTCTGTTGATATCTCCAAAAGACATAAGGTTCCTCCTTAGAGATTGAAATTAGGGTTCGGATTAACCGCCCAGGAAGCCGAGAACGGCCTGCGGGCTGGTGTTGGCCTGCGCCAGGGCGCTGGTCGCGGTCTGCTGCATGATCTGCAGCTTCACGGACTCGCTCTGGATCTTGGCGAAGTCGGCGTCCTGGATGCGGCTTCGGGCCGCGGAGTTGGACGTGATGGCCTGCGAAAGATTCTCCTGCCGGATGGACAGGGAGTTTTGGTCGATACCCATCTGGTTGATGACGCCGGCTACCGTTCCGATGGCTGTGTCGATGTTCCCGATGAAGTCGCGGAACTCCGAGGCGGCCGCGTCGTCAGCGATCTTGAGTTCGCCGCGTGCTTCGGTGCTGGTGTCGTTGGTGGTGTCGTGGTCGAACACGCCGATGTTCTCGTCGTTGGTACCCACGTCGGGATCGGTGTCGATGAGTCCCGAGAAGAGGGTGTTGACGGCCAGCGCGTCGATGTCTACCTGTTTGGTGTCGCCGGAGCCCTCGCCCACCTGGAAGGTGAAGGACTGGGTTCCGGTACCGTCGGCGTCGCCGTCGGTGTCTGTTCCGTTACCTTCGAGCATCTTGGTGCCCTGAAAGCTGGTGGAGTCGACAATGCTGTTGATCTCGGTGGCCAGGGCCTCGAGCTGGTCGGCAATGTAGCCGCGCTCGTCGGAACCGATGGAATCGGTACCGGCCTGGGTGGCTTTCGACTTCATCTCGACCAGGATGTCCATGATCGAATTGACGCCGGTTTCGGCCACGTCGAGCATCGACTTGGCGTCGCCCACGTTGCGCTCTGCCTGCTCGAGGCCGGCGATGCGGCCCGAGAGCTTGGATGCGATACTGAAGCCGGCGGCGTCGTCCTCGGCCCGGTTAATCCGGAGGCCGGTGGACAGCTTGAGCTGGTTGTCGGCCAGCCGGCTGTTGATTTTGTTGAGCGAATACTGCGAGGACAGGGCCTGCAGGTTGGTATTCACTCTGTTGATATCTCCGAAAGACATATGGTTCCTCCTTAGAGATTAGGGTTGGGATTAACCGCCCAGGAAGCCGAGAACGGCCTGCGGGCTGGTGTTGGCCTGGGCCAGTGCGCTGGTCGCGGTCTGCTGCATGATCTGCAGTTTCACGGATTCGCTCTGGATCTTGGCGAAGTCGGCGTCCTGGATGCGGCTTCGGGCCGCGGAGTTGGACGTGACTTGCTGCGACAGATTCTCCTGCCGGATGGACAGGGAGTTCTGGTCGATGCCCAGCTGGTTGACGGTGCCGGCAAGGGTGTCGATGGCCGAGTCCACGTTGTCGAGGAAGGTGTTGAAAGTTCCCCGGGTGGCGTCGGTCAGCGTGATGCCGGTGGTGTCGCTGGAGGCACTGATTGCCGTGCTTCCGGTCCCGAAGAAGTCATCGGCACGCGAGGACGCGATGCTGACGGCCTTCGTGTCGCCGGAGCCTTCGCCCACCTGGAAGGTGAGACTGGCGCCGTCCATCAGGGCCGTGCCCTGGAAGGTGGTCTGGTCGGCGATTTCGTTGATCTCCTGGCTGAGCGCCTCGATCTGGGTTTTCAGGTAGCCTCGCTCGGTGGTGCCGAGGGAATCGTTGGCGGCCTGGGTGGCCTTGGACTTCATCTCGACCATGATGTCCATCAGGGAATCGAAACCCGATTCCGCGATGTCCAGCATCGACTTGGCGTCGCCCACGTTGCGTTGCGCCTGCTCCAGGCCGGCGATGCGGCCCGAGAGTTTGGACGCTATACTGAAGCCGGCGGCGTCGTCCTCGGCCTTGTTGATTCTCAGGCCGGTGGACAGCTTGAGCTGGTTGTCGACCAGCCGGCTGTTGATTTTGTTGAGTGAATACTGCGAGGAGAGAGCCTGCAGGTTGGTATTCACCCTATTGATATCTCCAAAGGACATGATGGTTACCTCTGCGCTTTTGGATTAGGTGTTGAGTTATCCACCGCCCAGGAATCCGAGAACGGCCTGGGGGCTGGTGTTAGCTTGGGCCAGAGCGCTGGTCGCGGTCTGCTGCATGATCTGCATCTTCACGGACTCGCTCTGGATCTTCGCGAAGTCGGCGTCCTGGATGCGGCTTCGTGCCGCAGAGTTGGACGTGACGGCTTGCGAAAGGTTTTCCTGTCGGATGGACAGGGAATTCTGGTCAATTCCTATTTGGTTGACGGTGCTCGCCAGGGTGTCGATGGCGGTGTCTACGTTGCCCAGCAGGGTGTTGAAGGTTCCCCGGGTGGCGTCGGTCAGCGTGATGCCGTCGTCAGTGTCCACCGCGCTGATCGCGCCGCTGGCAGTCGAAAACAGGTCGTCAGCCCGCGAGGACGAGATGCTCACCGACTTCGTGTCGCCGGAGCCTTCGCCCACCTGGAAGGTGAGGCTGGCGCCGTCCATCAGGGCCGTACCCTGGAAAGTGGTCTGGTCGGCGATCTTGTTGATCTCTTCGCTGAGCGCCTCGATCTGGGTTTTCAGGTAGCCCCGCTCGGTGGTGCCGAGGGAGTCGTTGGCGGCCTGGGTGGCCTTGGACTTCATCTCGACCATGATGTCCATCAGGGAATCGAAACCCGATTCCGCGATGTCCAGCATCGATTTGGCGTCTCCTACGTTGCGCTGCGCCTGCTCCAGGCCGGCGATGCGGCCCGAAAGCTTGGATGCGATAGAGAATCCGGCGGCGTCGTCCTCGGCCTTGTTGATCCTCAGGCCGGTGGACAGCTTGAGCTGGTTGTCGGCCAGCCGGCTGTTGATTTTATTGAGCGAATACTGCGAGGACATGGCCTGCAGGTTGGTATTCACCCTGTTGATATCACCAAAAGACATAACAGTGGGATTTTGGTTGCGTTTTTGATGGCTTGGCTTTCATGCTTCTGGTACACTTATCGTGGCGCCGACAGCCCACCTTAAATTTTATTTATGGCCGGCACCCCTTCCGGTCGATGGCGGCCTGGCCCGGCGCATACCCTGGGCTTCCCTTCCTCAATCATCTGTAGGATTCCGAATATATCAGTGGTCCGAGGGAGGGATGGCGCCACACGGGTATAAGTAGTTATACGTAGGCTCCAAGACATACTGTCATTCATTCGGCTCGAACAGGAATTGCATTCCCTGGCTCGACAGGGGCCTAAATACCCCATATATTTACAAATATTTTCAAACATTAGACTAAGCTAATGCTATATTAATGTTCCCTGGCTCAATGAAAATACGTAGGGATCTACAGGTACAATCCGAGTTCTGGGTAACTATAGAAGGCAGGAATGAAATCATCACGGCTATTACAATTTCTCTCCCGTAGGCGGAGAGAAGAGGGAAGGACCTATCTCCAGAATGGGAGCCCCCGATTCTCCAAGAGCCGCATGCGCAAGGCCAAAAAAATCGAGTCTTCCGTGCAGGTCTCACTGGAATCGCTCAGGGATCAGCTTGAAAAACTGGTCGCACGCATCGAGGCCGGCGGCGGCTGCATCTACCTGAGCACGGAAAAGGATGTACGCGTTACCTCCTGCGGGGAGATACCCGAATCAGAGCCTCTCAAGGCCTTTGATGATATGGTGCTCTTCTCGGGCAATCCCATCCTGGGCGAAAACCGCTATATCCATCCCATTCCCCTGGACGCCCAGGTCATCGGCTACATCTGCCTGCACATGGACAGTTCCCTATGTACGGAGGGCAGGCGCGAGCTGATCCAGGCCTATGCCATTATTGTCGCCCAGGAACTGGAGCTGGTCCAGAACAAATCCATCCTGG is a genomic window containing:
- a CDS encoding flagellin produces the protein MSFGDINRVNTNLQALSSQYSLNKINSRLADNQLKLSTGLRINKAEDDAAGFSIASKLSGRIAGLEQASRNVGDAKSMLDVAESGINSIMDIMVEMKSKATQGANGTLGATERGYIKDQIESLGAEIDSIVDSTTFQGTDLLKGTTDVSGTFGTNDNNVGTQVGDGLAHEGISLTFQVGEGSADTKTVELMDMSVDNLFESSGGGTLTLAGSAASDFNSFLDEIDNAINRVATNTNQMGIDQNSLSIRQENLSQQVTSNSAARSRIQDADFAKIQSESVKLQIMQQTATSALAQANTSPQAVLGFLGG
- a CDS encoding flagellin; protein product: MSFGDINRVNTNLQALSSQYSLNKINSRLADNQLKLSTGLRINRAEDDAAGFSIASKLSGRIAGLEQAERNVGDAKSMLDVAETGVNSIMDILVEMKSKATQAGTDSIGSDERGYIADQLEALATEINSIVDSTSFQGTKMLEGNGTDTDGDADGTGTQSFTFQVGEGSGDTKQVDIDALAVNTLFSGLIDTDPDVGTNDENIGVFDHDTTNDTSTEARGELKIADDAAASEFRDFIGNIDTAIGTVAGVINQMGIDQNSLSIRQENLSQAITSNSAARSRIQDADFAKIQSESVKLQIMQQTATSALAQANTSPQAVLGFLGG
- a CDS encoding flagellin codes for the protein MSFGDINRVNTNLQALSSQYSLNKINSRLVDNQLKLSTGLRINKAEDDAAGFSIASKLSGRIAGLEQAQRNVGDAKSMLDIAESGFDSLMDIMVEMKSKATQAANDSLGTTERGYLKTQIEALSQEINEIADQTTFQGTALMDGASLTFQVGEGSGDTKAVSIASSRADDFFGTGSTAISASSDTTGITLTDATRGTFNTFLDNVDSAIDTLAGTVNQLGIDQNSLSIRQENLSQQVTSNSAARSRIQDADFAKIQSESVKLQIMQQTATSALAQANTSPQAVLGFLGG
- a CDS encoding flagellin, producing the protein MSFGDINRVNTNLQAMSSQYSLNKINSRLADNQLKLSTGLRINKAEDDAAGFSIASKLSGRIAGLEQAQRNVGDAKSMLDIAESGFDSLMDIMVEMKSKATQAANDSLGTTERGYLKTQIEALSEEINKIADQTTFQGTALMDGASLTFQVGEGSGDTKSVSISSSRADDLFSTASGAISAVDTDDGITLTDATRGTFNTLLGNVDTAIDTLASTVNQIGIDQNSLSIRQENLSQAVTSNSAARSRIQDADFAKIQSESVKMQIMQQTATSALAQANTSPQAVLGFLGGG